CCCTCAGGTTGCTGGTCGAGGTATTAAGATCTTACAAGACGCCGGTATTGAGGTTCAGGTTGGGCTATTAGAAGCTGACTCAATGGCACTTAACCCTGCTTTTGTCAAACAAATGCAAACGGGAATGCCATTTGTACAGCTTAAACTAGCGGCAAGTTTGGATGGAAAAACGGCACTAAAAAACGGTGTCAGTCAGTGGATAACGTCACCTGAAGCTCGAAAGGATGTTCAATCATTTAGAGCGAAGGCGGGGGCCGTATTATCAACGAGTAAAACCGTGATCGATGACAACGCATCTCTGAATGTTCGTTGGGACGACCTGCCTAAAGCCATTAAAAATAGTTACCCTCAAGAAGATCTACGTCAACCCATAAGAGCGATATTGGACAAAGGCCTAGCACTCACAAAGCGCCTAAAATTATTTCAGACCGACGGTGAAATAGTCCAGATTTCGGCTTATGATTCAGAATCTAATTCAGCTCCAACCGGTTTGTCCGTTGTTCTCAAAGAGGCACAATTAGACCTCGAAATGGTATTGAAGCAGTTGAATAAACAGCATCAAGTTAACCATATTTGGGTGGAAGCGGGAGCAACCTTAGCGGCAAGTTTTATTAAGCAGAATCTTGTCGATGAGCTTATTATCTATTTAGCCCCTAAATTGATGGGAACAGACGGGCGTGGATTGATTAATATGCTAGGTTTAGAGAGCATGGAGCAGGCCATCAATCTGGATATCAAAGACATTCGTATGGTTGGGTCAGATATTCGAGTTATTGCAACGATCAAACAGGAAAGTTAGAGAAGCATGTTTACAGGAATTATTGAGGCAGTAGGAAAGCTAACGGCTATTACTGCCAAAGGCGAAGATATCGCCATTACGGTGGATACTGGTAAATTGGATATGTCTGACGTGAAACTTGGCGACAGTATTGCGACCAACGGAGTCTGTTTAACCGTTGTTGCTTTTGGTTCGCGCAGTTATACCGCCGATCTCTCATTGGAAACCTTGAATCTGACAGGTTTTACCCAATATAAAGTGGGAGACAAAGTGAACTTAGAAAAGGCAATGTTACCAACGACGCGTTTTGGTGGACATATTGTCTCTGGTCATGTGGATGGCGTAGGGTCGATAGTTGAACGAAATCAAGTGGGTAGAGCGATAGAATTTTGGGTGGAAATACCAAACGATATTACTAAATACGTTGCCTATAAAGGCTCGATTACCGTTGATGGTATTAGCCTGACGGTGAACGAGTTGAGAAAAAATGCCTTTAAATTGACCATTGTGCCTCATACTTCTGAAGAGACGACGATGGATAACTTTCAAGTGGGTAGAAAAGTAAACTTAGAAGTCGATGTATTAGCAAGATATATGGAACGGTTACTTCAGGGAAACTCTGAGCAGCAACCTGAATCCAAAATAACGATGGAATTTTTACAACAAAATGGTTTTGCTTAAATCCATTTTTTTGTATGGGAAATTAGATAGGACGACGACAATGCCAATTAGTACGCCAAAAGAAATTATCGAAGATATTCGTTTAGGAAAAATGGTTATCCTTATGGATGACGAGGATCGTGAGAATGAAGGTGATATTATTATCGCAGCTGAACATATCACACCTGAAGCTATCAACTTTATGGCGACACATGGTCGCGGCCTCATCTGTCTAACCATGACAAAAGATCGATGCGTTAATCTTGGTCTTGCTCCAATGGTGCAAGACAACAACGCTCAATACACCACGAATTTCACGGTTTCTATTGAAGCCGCAGAAGGGGTGACCACCGGAATTTCAGCCTCTGATCGCGCAGTGACTGTGCTTGCTGCGGTAGGAAAAGACGCAAAAGCGGCGGATCTTGTACAGCCGGGGCATATATTCCCACTGACCGCTCAAGACGGCGGTGTATTGACTCGCGCAGGTCATACAGAGGCGGGTTGCGATTTAGCGCGTTTAGCGGGTCTTGAACCTTCATCGGTCATTGTAGAGATTCTTAATGAAGATGGCAGCATGGCTCGCCGTCCTGACTTGGAAATATTCTCAGAAAAACATGATATCAAGGTAGGCACAATTGCTGACCTTATCGAGTATCGAAACAACACTGAAACAACGATTGAACGCGTTGCAGAATGCAAGCTCCCAACAGAGTTTGGTGATTTTGATTTGGTGACATATCGCGACACGATTGATAATGAAATTCACTATGCACTGCGTAAAGGTTCGGTTAGCGCCAATGAAGCATGTTTAGTTCGTGTTCATTTGCATGATGTATTTACGGATCTGCTTCGTTCAAATAGAAATGCCGATCGTAGCTGGACATTAGACACCGCGATGAAACGTATCGGTGATGAGGGTGGTATTTTAGTTATTTTGGGTCATGAAGAGTCTAGCGATCTACTTGTCCACCGTGTGAAAATGTTTGAACAACAAGATAAAGGTCAAGCACCTACCATGGCTAAAAAGCAGGGCACGTCTCGCCGGGTTGGTATCGGTTCGCAGATACTAGCTGATATGGGTGTGAGCAAAATGAAATTATTATCTTCGACAGATAAACGCTACCACGCTCTTGGTGGTTTTGGTTTAGAAGTGGTTGAGTACGTGACAGAATAATTTTTATTCATTCGTTTGTTGTCTCATGGCAACTTCAATTGTTGTGGGTATAGATATTGCTCACAAAATTGTGCTAGAATCCGGCGATTCTTACTGGATGAATATAGTTGAAGGAAGGCTTATGAAAGTGATCGAGGGCGGTTTCCCTGCTCCAAATGCGAAAATTGCTATTGTTATTTCTCGTTTTAATAGCTTTATAAATGAAAGTTTACTTTCTGGTGCTATCGATACTTTAAAGCGTCACGGACAAGTGTCAGAAGATAACATTACTGTTGTTCGCTGCCCTGGTGCCGTTGAATTACCTCTTGTCGCTCAACGCGTAGCGAAGACAGGGAAATTTGATGCTATCGTATCTTTAG
This portion of the Vibrio sp. VB16 genome encodes:
- the ribH gene encoding 6,7-dimethyl-8-ribityllumazine synthase, which gives rise to MKVIEGGFPAPNAKIAIVISRFNSFINESLLSGAIDTLKRHGQVSEDNITVVRCPGAVELPLVAQRVAKTGKFDAIVSLGTVIRGGTPHFDYVCSECNKGLAQVSLEYSLPVAFGVLTVDTIDQAIERAGTKAGNKGAEAALSALEMINVLSEIDS
- the ribBA gene encoding bifunctional 3,4-dihydroxy-2-butanone-4-phosphate synthase/GTP cyclohydrolase II, whose translation is MPISTPKEIIEDIRLGKMVILMDDEDRENEGDIIIAAEHITPEAINFMATHGRGLICLTMTKDRCVNLGLAPMVQDNNAQYTTNFTVSIEAAEGVTTGISASDRAVTVLAAVGKDAKAADLVQPGHIFPLTAQDGGVLTRAGHTEAGCDLARLAGLEPSSVIVEILNEDGSMARRPDLEIFSEKHDIKVGTIADLIEYRNNTETTIERVAECKLPTEFGDFDLVTYRDTIDNEIHYALRKGSVSANEACLVRVHLHDVFTDLLRSNRNADRSWTLDTAMKRIGDEGGILVILGHEESSDLLVHRVKMFEQQDKGQAPTMAKKQGTSRRVGIGSQILADMGVSKMKLLSSTDKRYHALGGFGLEVVEYVTE
- the ribD gene encoding bifunctional diaminohydroxyphosphoribosylaminopyrimidine deaminase/5-amino-6-(5-phosphoribosylamino)uracil reductase RibD gives rise to the protein MPNQRSIMNPSFRLFDYQMMSRAIELAKKGLYTTAPNPNVGCVIVLDGEIIGEGFHYKAGEPHAEVFALREAQDKAQGATAYVTLEPCSHYGRTPPCAEALVKAKVAKVICAMQDPNPQVAGRGIKILQDAGIEVQVGLLEADSMALNPAFVKQMQTGMPFVQLKLAASLDGKTALKNGVSQWITSPEARKDVQSFRAKAGAVLSTSKTVIDDNASLNVRWDDLPKAIKNSYPQEDLRQPIRAILDKGLALTKRLKLFQTDGEIVQISAYDSESNSAPTGLSVVLKEAQLDLEMVLKQLNKQHQVNHIWVEAGATLAASFIKQNLVDELIIYLAPKLMGTDGRGLINMLGLESMEQAINLDIKDIRMVGSDIRVIATIKQES
- a CDS encoding riboflavin synthase translates to MFTGIIEAVGKLTAITAKGEDIAITVDTGKLDMSDVKLGDSIATNGVCLTVVAFGSRSYTADLSLETLNLTGFTQYKVGDKVNLEKAMLPTTRFGGHIVSGHVDGVGSIVERNQVGRAIEFWVEIPNDITKYVAYKGSITVDGISLTVNELRKNAFKLTIVPHTSEETTMDNFQVGRKVNLEVDVLARYMERLLQGNSEQQPESKITMEFLQQNGFA